From a single Micromonospora carbonacea genomic region:
- a CDS encoding cyclic nucleotide-binding domain-containing protein yields MTPLDMLREHPFLTGVPEEWLPRLTGYARPVVWHPGHRLFRAGQPAERFWLVRGGEVALDFPVPGRGDVGIDTIGPGGVLGWSWLFPPYRWQFGAVAVRRTPAVEFTAAGVRRMMEFDDAFGRQLTTRFMSVVVDRLQSARIRLLDLYGYPTALPPTG; encoded by the coding sequence ATGACCCCGCTGGACATGCTCCGCGAACACCCGTTCCTCACCGGCGTGCCCGAGGAGTGGCTGCCCCGGCTCACCGGGTACGCCCGCCCCGTCGTCTGGCACCCCGGGCACCGGCTGTTCCGGGCCGGTCAGCCCGCCGAGCGGTTCTGGCTGGTCCGGGGCGGTGAGGTGGCCCTGGACTTCCCGGTCCCCGGGCGCGGCGACGTGGGCATCGACACGATCGGCCCGGGCGGGGTGCTCGGCTGGTCCTGGCTGTTCCCGCCGTACCGGTGGCAGTTCGGCGCGGTCGCCGTGCGCCGCACCCCGGCCGTGGAGTTCACCGCCGCCGGGGTGCGGCGGATGATGGAGTTCGACGACGCGTTCGGCCGGCAGCTCACCACCCGGTTCATGAGCGTGGTGGTGGACCGGCTCCAGTCGGCCCGCATCCGCCTGCTCGACCTCTACGGCTACCCGACGGCCCTGCCCCCGACGGGCTGA
- a CDS encoding LLM class flavin-dependent oxidoreductase yields the protein MQFGVFTVGDVTVDPTTGREPSEHERIKAMVTIARKVEEVGLDVFATGEHHNPPFVPSSPTTMLGWIAARTERLLLSTATTLITTNDPVKIAEDYAMLQHLADGRVDLMLGRGNTGPVYPWFGKDIRAGIPLTIENYDLLRRLWREDVVDWSGKYRTPLQSFTSTPRPLDGVPPFVWHGSIRSPEIAEQAAYYGDGFFANHIFWPKEHTQRMVGLYRERFAHYGHGSPDQAIVGLGGQVFMRRNSQDAVREFRPYFDNAPVYGHGPALEDFMAQTPLTVGSPQQVIDRTLGFRDYVGDYQRQLFLIDHAGLPLKTVLEQLDLLGEEVVPVLRREFAALRPAHVPDAPTHASLKAARDAAAVADAAADGTADPAADDHADPVGAGAEAGR from the coding sequence ATGCAGTTCGGGGTCTTCACCGTCGGAGACGTCACCGTCGACCCGACCACCGGGCGGGAGCCGTCGGAGCACGAGCGGATCAAGGCGATGGTGACCATCGCGCGCAAGGTCGAGGAGGTCGGCCTCGACGTCTTCGCCACCGGTGAGCACCACAACCCGCCGTTCGTGCCGTCGTCGCCCACCACCATGCTGGGCTGGATCGCGGCCCGCACCGAGCGGCTGCTGCTCTCCACCGCCACCACCCTGATCACCACCAACGACCCGGTGAAGATCGCCGAGGACTACGCGATGCTCCAGCATCTCGCCGACGGCCGGGTCGACCTGATGCTCGGCCGGGGCAACACCGGCCCGGTCTACCCGTGGTTCGGCAAGGACATCCGGGCCGGCATCCCGCTGACCATCGAGAACTACGACCTGCTGCGCCGGCTCTGGCGCGAGGACGTGGTCGACTGGTCGGGCAAGTACCGCACCCCGTTGCAGTCGTTCACCTCGACGCCGCGCCCCCTGGACGGGGTGCCGCCGTTCGTGTGGCACGGCTCGATCCGCAGCCCCGAGATCGCCGAGCAGGCCGCCTACTACGGCGACGGTTTCTTCGCCAACCACATCTTCTGGCCCAAGGAGCACACCCAGCGGATGGTCGGCCTCTACCGGGAGCGCTTCGCCCACTACGGGCACGGCTCGCCGGACCAGGCGATCGTCGGCCTCGGCGGCCAGGTGTTCATGCGGCGCAACTCGCAGGACGCGGTGCGGGAGTTCCGCCCGTACTTCGACAACGCCCCCGTCTACGGCCACGGGCCGGCGCTGGAGGACTTCATGGCGCAGACCCCGCTGACCGTCGGCAGCCCGCAGCAGGTGATCGACCGTACCCTCGGCTTCCGCGACTACGTCGGCGACTACCAGCGGCAGCTCTTCCTGATCGACCACGCCGGCCTGCCGCTGAAGACCGTGCTGGAGCAGCTCGACCTCCTCGGCGAGGAGGTGGTCCCCGTGCTGCGCCGGGAGTTCGCCGCGCTGCGCCCCGCGCACGTGCCCGACGCCCCGACGCACGCGTCGCTGAAGGCCGCCCGGGACGCCGCCGCGGTGGCCGACGCCGCCGCCGACGGGACAGCCGACCCGGCCGCCGACGACCACGCCGACCCCGTCGGTGCCGGCGCGGAGGCGGGGCGATGA
- a CDS encoding universal stress protein, which produces MTIRSGAPVVVGVDGSDSALHAVRVATREAEARHRPLRVVHAFIWPLLGTPLGPAPGGPPDAGLRNYAEQVVADAVAEAKKVSTEVDVTGELVDGSPVPVLLRESRDAALVVLGSRGLGGFGELLVGSAAIGVSARADCPVLVIRGEARADGPVVVGVDGSALSDEAIGFAFEEAARRDTDLVVVHAWLFPTPAAPGAVLPLAYDLDAIAEEEERVLAESVAGWSQRYPEVTVHRRLVRGTPARVLVEASRTAQLTVVGAHGRGAWGGLLLGSVSHAVLHHAASPLAIVRHHR; this is translated from the coding sequence ATGACCATCAGATCCGGTGCCCCCGTCGTGGTGGGCGTGGACGGTTCCGACTCCGCGCTGCACGCGGTGCGGGTGGCGACCCGGGAGGCCGAGGCGCGGCACCGCCCGCTGCGGGTGGTGCACGCCTTCATCTGGCCGCTGCTCGGCACGCCGCTCGGGCCGGCCCCCGGCGGCCCGCCCGACGCCGGGCTGCGCAACTACGCGGAGCAGGTCGTCGCCGACGCCGTCGCCGAGGCGAAGAAGGTCTCCACCGAGGTGGACGTGACCGGCGAGCTCGTCGACGGCTCCCCCGTCCCGGTGCTGCTGCGGGAGTCCCGCGACGCGGCCCTGGTGGTGCTGGGCTCGCGGGGTCTGGGCGGCTTCGGCGAGCTGCTGGTCGGCTCGGCGGCGATCGGGGTGTCGGCGCGCGCCGACTGCCCGGTGCTCGTGATACGCGGCGAGGCCCGCGCCGACGGACCCGTGGTGGTGGGCGTCGACGGCTCGGCGCTGTCCGACGAGGCGATCGGGTTCGCCTTCGAGGAGGCGGCGCGCCGCGACACCGACCTGGTGGTCGTGCACGCGTGGCTCTTCCCCACCCCGGCCGCCCCCGGCGCGGTGCTGCCCCTGGCGTACGACCTCGACGCGATCGCCGAGGAGGAGGAACGGGTGCTCGCCGAGTCCGTCGCCGGCTGGTCGCAGCGGTACCCGGAGGTGACGGTGCACCGCCGCCTGGTCCGGGGCACGCCGGCCCGGGTGCTGGTCGAGGCGTCCCGGACGGCGCAGCTCACGGTCGTCGGCGCGCACGGCCGGGGCGCGTGGGGCGGGCTGCTGCTCGGCTCGGTCAGCCACGCCGTGCTGCACCACGCCGCCTCCCCCCTGGCGATCGTCCGCCACCACCGGTGA
- a CDS encoding cation-translocating P-type ATPase: protein MLADTRPRVATPDVPAAPTGLGAAEAAARLAAEGPNSVARPRRRHLATRVLRQLADPLVALLLAAAVVTGVLGDWPDTAVIALVVLVNTAIGVVQEVRADRAIAALDQLAAPTARVVRDGADLIVPASVVVRGDLVRVEAGDVVPADLRLERASRLHLDESALTGESVPVSRDVGEEVAAGTVVTVGRGTGTVVRTGPASALGRISALVSATRPGATPMQRRLAGLGRLLGLLAVGLSALVFGIGVLGGRPVVDMAITAVSLVVAAVPESLPAVVTLALALGARRMATARAIPRRLHAVETLGSVTVIASDKTGTLTEGRMAVQRAVTVDGAGYEVTGSGYEPRGTVRRAGGAVGVPDELRRLARAGLLCNDAALAPPTDERPGWAAVGDPLEAALVAFAGRCGLDPALTRAAWPRVAEHPFDQANRRMTTVHRSCDGRWLVVCKGAPENVLAAPLLDADDGEIAALTARAHELAGAGLRVLAVAAALVDTVPDPAAPTGLRPVGLVAVGDPLRAGAAEIARRFDAAGVRLLLVTGDHPATAAAIGGQLGLWRDGDPVVRGDDGDVTDAHPAARVYARTQPEQKLDIIAGLQAQGHVVAMTGDGVNDAPALRRADIGVAMGGGTEVARQAADLVLVDDDLSTVAAAIGEGRRSYDNIRRFLRYALSGGVAEIAVMLLGPLCGLAVPLLPAQILWINLLTHGVPGVALGAEPAEPGTLRRAPRSPQESVLGAGLGRDVLLTGALIAAVALGAGVLAAHWDRPWQSVVFVVLGLAQLGVALAVRSPRPARRDAGAEAGRAGNPALLVAVAVSALLQVAGVLVEPLRVLLGTDPLGATDLLACAAVAVLPGLVLRLLRPRSASGGPPEATPDGPGRPDRDQRPGDRVRRP, encoded by the coding sequence GTGCTCGCTGACACCCGGCCCCGCGTGGCCACGCCGGACGTCCCCGCCGCGCCGACGGGCCTGGGGGCCGCCGAGGCCGCCGCGCGGCTGGCCGCCGAGGGACCCAACAGCGTCGCCCGGCCGCGGCGCCGGCACCTGGCGACCCGCGTGCTGCGGCAGCTCGCCGACCCGCTGGTGGCGCTCCTGCTGGCCGCGGCCGTGGTCACCGGCGTGCTCGGCGACTGGCCGGACACCGCCGTCATCGCGCTGGTGGTGCTGGTGAACACCGCGATCGGGGTGGTACAGGAGGTCCGCGCGGACCGCGCGATCGCCGCGCTGGACCAGCTCGCCGCGCCGACCGCCCGGGTCGTCCGCGACGGCGCGGACCTGATCGTGCCGGCCTCCGTCGTGGTCCGTGGCGATCTGGTACGCGTCGAGGCCGGCGACGTCGTCCCGGCCGACCTGCGGCTGGAGCGGGCCAGCCGGCTGCACCTGGACGAGTCGGCGCTGACCGGCGAGTCGGTGCCGGTGAGCCGGGACGTCGGCGAGGAGGTCGCCGCCGGCACGGTGGTGACCGTGGGCCGGGGCACCGGGACGGTGGTCCGCACCGGCCCGGCGAGCGCCCTGGGCCGGATCAGCGCGCTGGTGTCGGCCACCCGCCCCGGCGCCACCCCGATGCAGCGCCGGCTCGCCGGCCTGGGCCGGCTGCTGGGCCTGCTCGCGGTGGGGCTGTCCGCGCTGGTCTTCGGCATCGGCGTGCTCGGCGGCCGGCCCGTGGTGGACATGGCGATCACGGCGGTGAGCCTGGTCGTCGCGGCGGTGCCGGAGTCGCTGCCGGCCGTGGTGACCCTGGCCCTGGCGCTGGGGGCGCGGCGGATGGCCACGGCGCGCGCGATCCCCCGGCGGCTGCACGCGGTGGAGACGCTGGGCTCGGTGACCGTCATCGCGTCCGACAAGACGGGCACGCTCACCGAGGGCCGGATGGCGGTGCAGCGGGCGGTGACCGTCGACGGCGCGGGCTACGAGGTGACCGGCTCTGGCTACGAGCCGCGCGGGACGGTGCGCCGCGCGGGCGGGGCGGTGGGCGTACCCGACGAGCTGCGCCGCCTGGCGCGGGCCGGGCTGCTCTGCAACGACGCCGCGCTGGCCCCGCCCACCGACGAGCGGCCGGGGTGGGCGGCGGTCGGCGACCCGCTGGAGGCGGCGCTGGTGGCCTTCGCCGGCCGGTGCGGGCTGGACCCCGCGCTGACCCGGGCCGCGTGGCCCCGGGTCGCCGAGCACCCGTTCGACCAGGCGAACCGGCGGATGACGACGGTGCACCGGTCCTGCGACGGCCGCTGGCTGGTGGTGTGCAAGGGCGCGCCGGAGAACGTGCTCGCCGCGCCCCTGCTCGACGCGGACGACGGGGAGATCGCGGCGCTGACCGCGCGGGCGCACGAGCTGGCGGGGGCCGGGCTACGGGTGCTCGCGGTCGCGGCGGCGCTGGTGGACACGGTCCCCGACCCGGCCGCGCCGACCGGGCTGCGCCCGGTGGGGCTGGTCGCGGTCGGCGACCCGCTGCGCGCCGGGGCCGCCGAGATCGCGCGCCGGTTCGACGCCGCCGGCGTACGGCTGCTGCTGGTCACCGGCGACCACCCGGCGACGGCCGCCGCGATCGGCGGGCAGCTCGGGCTGTGGCGCGACGGCGACCCGGTGGTGCGGGGCGACGACGGCGACGTGACCGACGCACACCCGGCGGCCCGGGTGTACGCGCGGACCCAGCCGGAGCAGAAGCTCGACATCATCGCCGGGTTGCAGGCGCAGGGGCACGTGGTGGCGATGACCGGCGACGGCGTCAACGACGCGCCCGCGCTGCGCCGCGCGGACATCGGGGTGGCGATGGGCGGCGGCACGGAGGTGGCCCGCCAGGCCGCCGACCTGGTGCTGGTCGACGACGACCTGTCCACGGTCGCCGCCGCGATCGGCGAGGGGCGACGCAGCTACGACAACATCCGCCGGTTCCTGCGCTACGCCCTCTCCGGCGGGGTTGCCGAGATCGCGGTGATGCTGCTCGGCCCGCTGTGCGGGCTGGCCGTGCCGCTGCTGCCGGCGCAGATCCTCTGGATCAACCTGCTCACCCACGGGGTGCCGGGGGTGGCGCTCGGCGCGGAGCCGGCCGAGCCGGGCACCCTGCGCCGCGCGCCCCGCTCGCCGCAGGAGTCGGTGCTGGGCGCGGGCCTGGGACGCGACGTGCTGCTCACCGGGGCGCTGATCGCGGCCGTGGCGCTCGGCGCCGGGGTGCTCGCCGCCCACTGGGACCGGCCCTGGCAGTCGGTGGTCTTCGTGGTCCTGGGGCTGGCCCAGCTCGGGGTGGCGCTGGCGGTACGGTCCCCCCGGCCGGCGCGGCGCGACGCCGGCGCCGAGGCCGGGCGGGCGGGCAACCCGGCGCTGCTGGTCGCGGTGGCCGTCTCGGCGCTGTTGCAGGTGGCCGGCGTGCTGGTCGAGCCGCTGCGGGTGCTGCTCGGCACCGACCCGCTCGGCGCGACGGACCTGCTCGCCTGCGCGGCCGTGGCCGTCCTCCCCGGGCTGGTGCTGCGCCTGCTGCGGCCCCGCAGCGCCTCGGGCGGCCCGCCCGAGGCGACGCCCGACGGGCCGGGACGCCCGGACCGGGACCAACGGCCCGGCGACCGGGTCCGGCGGCCCTGA
- a CDS encoding universal stress protein: MNRPVVVGVDGSPSSLVAAEHAAQQAAWRSRPLLLVHGYLHPLGYGVPLNPYDMGLPAPTEEARRMLDRTAEELRGRWPGVAVETRQVAGGPAATLVAESRRAELVVVGSRGLGGFAGLLLGSVGAQVAGHGHCPVLVVRPEEQPIPVGGPVVAGVDGSEPGRLAAVLAADEAARRGAGLVLVHVATADDAGPVPDEVAESGTAARAESADLLDATAAEVTAAHPGLAVERRPVRAAKPERALIELSGDAALVVVGSRGRGGFVGLVLGSVSQALVQHAHCPVLVARPQPADEA; the protein is encoded by the coding sequence ATGAACCGACCTGTCGTGGTGGGGGTGGACGGATCCCCGTCGAGCCTGGTCGCCGCCGAGCACGCGGCGCAGCAGGCCGCCTGGCGGTCCCGGCCGCTGCTGCTGGTGCACGGCTACCTGCATCCGCTCGGCTACGGCGTGCCGCTCAACCCGTACGACATGGGGTTGCCCGCGCCCACCGAGGAGGCCCGGCGGATGCTGGACCGGACGGCGGAGGAGCTGCGCGGGCGCTGGCCCGGCGTCGCCGTCGAGACGCGGCAGGTGGCCGGGGGTCCGGCCGCGACCCTGGTGGCGGAGTCCCGGCGGGCGGAGCTGGTGGTGGTCGGCAGCCGGGGCCTGGGCGGCTTCGCCGGCCTGCTGCTCGGCTCGGTCGGCGCGCAGGTGGCCGGGCACGGGCACTGCCCGGTGCTCGTGGTGCGGCCCGAGGAGCAGCCGATCCCGGTCGGTGGGCCCGTGGTCGCCGGGGTGGACGGGTCGGAGCCGGGGCGGCTCGCCGCGGTGCTCGCCGCCGACGAGGCGGCCCGCCGGGGCGCCGGCCTGGTGCTGGTGCACGTGGCGACGGCCGACGACGCCGGCCCGGTGCCGGACGAGGTGGCGGAGTCCGGGACGGCGGCACGGGCGGAGTCGGCGGACCTGCTCGACGCCACCGCCGCCGAGGTGACGGCCGCCCACCCGGGCCTGGCCGTCGAGCGGCGGCCGGTGCGGGCGGCCAAGCCCGAGCGCGCCCTGATCGAGCTGAGCGGGGACGCGGCCCTGGTGGTGGTCGGCTCGCGCGGACGTGGCGGCTTCGTCGGCCTCGTGCTCGGCTCGGTCAGCCAGGCGCTCGTACAGCATGCGCACTGTCCGGTGCTGGTCGCCCGCCCGCAGCCGGCCGACGAGGCGTGA
- a CDS encoding ubiquitin-like small modifier protein 1, which produces MVTVLVPGPLRGEVGGATRLTVTAAGTLRDVLDELAQRWPRLARRLRDERGEVRRHVNVYVDGEDCRHLGGLAAPVPPGAEVQVLPSVAGG; this is translated from the coding sequence GTGGTCACCGTCCTGGTCCCGGGGCCGCTGCGCGGCGAGGTCGGGGGCGCGACGCGGCTCACCGTCACGGCGGCGGGCACGCTGCGCGACGTCCTCGACGAGCTGGCGCAGCGGTGGCCCCGGCTGGCCCGGCGGCTGCGCGACGAGCGCGGCGAGGTGCGCCGGCACGTCAACGTCTACGTCGACGGCGAGGACTGCCGCCACCTGGGCGGGCTGGCCGCGCCGGTCCCGCCGGGCGCGGAGGTGCAGGTGCTGCCGTCGGTGGCCGGGGGCTGA
- a CDS encoding CE1759 family FMN reductase, protein MSRRTLAVVSAGLSQPSSTRLLADQLAAATRDGLARHGVEVELRPIDLRDHAHDVVNHLLTGFPPPALRDALDTLAAADGVVAVTPIFNASYSGLFKSFFDLIDATTLADRPVLIAATGGTARHSLALEHAVRPMFAYLKAVVVPTAVFAATEDWAAAAAEGALRSRIVRAAGELADQVARRPPAAPPDPFALTAGFDELLAGRDPA, encoded by the coding sequence ATGAGCCGCCGTACCCTCGCCGTGGTCTCCGCCGGGCTCTCCCAGCCCTCGTCGACCCGGCTGCTCGCCGACCAGCTCGCCGCGGCCACCCGCGACGGGCTGGCCCGGCACGGCGTCGAGGTGGAGCTGCGCCCGATCGACCTGCGCGATCACGCGCACGACGTGGTCAACCACCTGCTCACCGGCTTTCCGCCGCCCGCCCTGCGCGACGCGCTGGACACGCTCGCCGCAGCCGACGGCGTCGTGGCGGTCACGCCGATCTTCAACGCGTCCTACAGCGGCCTGTTCAAGTCGTTCTTCGACCTGATCGACGCCACGACGCTGGCGGACCGGCCCGTGCTGATCGCCGCCACCGGCGGCACCGCCCGGCACTCCCTCGCCCTGGAGCACGCCGTGCGGCCGATGTTCGCGTACCTCAAGGCGGTGGTCGTGCCCACCGCGGTCTTCGCCGCCACGGAGGACTGGGCGGCCGCGGCGGCCGAGGGCGCCCTGCGCTCCCGCATCGTGCGCGCGGCCGGCGAACTGGCCGACCAGGTGGCGCGCCGGCCCCCGGCCGCGCCGCCCGACCCGTTCGCGCTCACCGCCGGCTTCGACGAGCTGCTCGCCGGCCGCGACCCCGCCTGA
- a CDS encoding WD40/YVTN/BNR-like repeat-containing protein, with the protein MTTLLAIGTGKGLFLATSTDGRRTWELSGPHHPMTGVYAVAVDTRREVPRVLAGVTSSHFGPSVATSDDLGASWQEPEQAPVAFPPDTGASLGRVWQLTPAGPAEPDVVWAGTEPSALFRSTDAGRTFELVRALWEHPHREQWGAGFGGQAVHTVLPHPHDPARLAVAMSTGGVYHSADAGASWTPGNTGIRAYFLPDEWPEFGQCVHKVARDAGDPERLYAQNHHGVYRSDDGGHTWVSIAAGLPSDFGFPMVAHPRRPGVIWSFPLAADSRRFPVDERCRVYRSTDAGGTWEALSAGLPAGPFYPAVLRDAMCADDADPTGVYFGTRSGEVYASRDEGDSWSLVAAHLPDVLCVRAAEV; encoded by the coding sequence ATGACGACCCTGCTCGCGATCGGCACCGGCAAGGGCCTCTTCCTCGCCACCAGCACCGACGGCCGCCGCACCTGGGAGCTCAGCGGCCCCCACCACCCCATGACCGGGGTCTACGCGGTGGCGGTCGACACCCGGCGCGAGGTGCCCCGGGTGCTCGCCGGGGTGACCAGCTCCCACTTCGGGCCGAGCGTGGCCACCAGCGACGACCTGGGCGCGTCCTGGCAGGAGCCCGAGCAGGCCCCGGTCGCGTTCCCGCCCGACACCGGGGCGAGCCTCGGCCGGGTCTGGCAGCTCACGCCCGCCGGGCCGGCGGAGCCGGACGTGGTCTGGGCCGGCACCGAGCCGTCGGCGCTGTTCCGCTCGACCGACGCGGGGCGCACCTTCGAGCTGGTCCGTGCGCTGTGGGAGCACCCGCACCGGGAGCAGTGGGGCGCGGGCTTCGGCGGCCAGGCGGTGCACACGGTGCTGCCGCACCCGCACGACCCGGCCCGGCTCGCGGTGGCCATGTCGACCGGCGGGGTCTACCACTCCGCCGACGCGGGCGCGAGCTGGACGCCGGGCAACACGGGCATCCGGGCCTACTTCCTGCCCGACGAGTGGCCCGAGTTCGGCCAGTGCGTGCACAAGGTCGCCCGGGACGCCGGCGACCCGGAGCGGCTCTACGCGCAGAACCACCACGGCGTCTACCGTTCCGACGACGGGGGCCACACCTGGGTGTCGATCGCCGCCGGCCTGCCCAGCGACTTCGGCTTCCCGATGGTGGCCCACCCCCGCCGCCCCGGGGTGATCTGGTCGTTCCCGCTCGCGGCCGACTCCCGGCGCTTCCCGGTCGACGAGCGCTGCCGGGTCTACCGCTCGACCGACGCGGGCGGGACGTGGGAGGCGCTCTCGGCGGGCCTGCCCGCCGGACCGTTCTACCCGGCGGTGCTGCGCGACGCGATGTGCGCCGACGACGCCGACCCCACCGGCGTCTACTTCGGCACCCGCTCCGGCGAGGTCTACGCCAGCCGCGACGAGGGCGACTCCTGGTCCCTGGTCGCCGCCCACCTGCCCGACGTGCTCTGCGTCCGCGCCGCGGAGGTCTGA
- the pflA gene encoding pyruvate formate-lyase-activating protein — translation MTGPLATGRAGGADAPPAGAAPLPARVGRGPAAAGRELTGAVHSWDLSIGVDGPGTRFVAFLAGCPLRCRFCHSPDTWYRRSGRHRTIDELMAQVERYRRFISVAGGGVTISGGEPLMQPRFTGEVLRRCHALGLHTALDTSGFLGARADDALLDATDLVLLDVKSRDPATYRRVTRTGEIGPTLRFGRRLAARGTPIWIRFVLVPGLTDAPDNVAGVADFAAELPSLQRVEVLPFHRLGAHKYAELGLTFPLAGTEPPTPELLERVRGQFAARGLTVT, via the coding sequence GTGACCGGGCCGCTGGCGACCGGCCGGGCCGGCGGGGCAGACGCCCCGCCGGCCGGGGCCGCGCCGCTGCCGGCGCGGGTCGGGCGGGGGCCCGCCGCAGCCGGGCGGGAGCTGACCGGGGCCGTGCACTCGTGGGACCTGTCGATCGGGGTGGACGGCCCCGGCACCCGGTTCGTGGCGTTCCTGGCCGGCTGCCCGCTGCGCTGCCGGTTCTGCCACAGCCCGGACACCTGGTACCGGCGCAGCGGCCGGCACCGCACGATCGACGAGCTGATGGCCCAGGTCGAGCGGTACCGGCGGTTCATCTCGGTGGCCGGCGGCGGGGTGACGATCAGCGGCGGCGAGCCGCTGATGCAGCCACGGTTCACCGGCGAGGTGCTGCGCCGCTGTCACGCGCTGGGCCTGCACACGGCCCTGGACACCTCCGGCTTCCTCGGCGCACGCGCCGACGACGCCCTGCTCGACGCCACCGACCTGGTGCTGCTGGACGTCAAGTCGCGCGACCCGGCGACGTACCGGCGGGTGACCCGCACCGGGGAGATCGGGCCGACCCTGCGCTTCGGCCGCCGGCTCGCGGCCCGGGGCACCCCGATCTGGATCCGGTTCGTGCTGGTGCCCGGCCTCACCGACGCGCCCGACAACGTCGCCGGGGTCGCCGACTTCGCCGCCGAACTGCCCAGCCTGCAACGGGTGGAGGTGCTGCCGTTCCACCGGCTCGGCGCGCACAAGTACGCGGAGCTGGGCCTGACGTTCCCCCTCGCCGGCACCGAGCCGCCCACGCCGGAGCTGCTGGAGCGGGTACGCGGCCAGTTCGCCGCCCGGGGCCTGACGGTCACCTGA
- a CDS encoding Hsp20/alpha crystallin family protein: protein MSTVTKFRGGGTLAPFDWTNLSWLPMLAPTIRVEDYLDGDRYVVRAELPGVDPAKDVRITLTGENLRLDVVRRESHADKVRTEFHYGSFSRLVPLPAGLKQETLRAAYADGILEITATVGEPEPAAREIPITVEHGAH, encoded by the coding sequence ATGTCCACCGTCACGAAGTTCAGGGGCGGCGGCACGCTCGCGCCGTTCGACTGGACCAACCTGTCCTGGCTGCCGATGCTGGCCCCGACCATCAGGGTCGAGGACTACCTCGACGGCGACCGGTACGTGGTGCGCGCCGAGCTGCCGGGCGTCGACCCGGCCAAGGACGTGCGGATCACCCTGACCGGGGAGAACCTGCGGCTGGACGTGGTGCGCCGGGAGAGCCACGCCGACAAGGTCCGCACCGAGTTCCACTACGGCTCCTTCTCCCGGCTGGTCCCGCTGCCGGCGGGGCTGAAGCAGGAGACCCTCCGGGCCGCGTACGCCGACGGGATCCTGGAGATCACCGCCACGGTCGGCGAGCCGGAGCCGGCCGCCCGGGAGATCCCGATCACCGTCGAACACGGCGCCCACTGA